A window of the Drosophila simulans strain w501 chromosome 2L, Prin_Dsim_3.1, whole genome shotgun sequence genome harbors these coding sequences:
- the LOC6730777 gene encoding glycoprotein-N-acetylgalactosamine 3-beta-galactosyltransferase 1 isoform X1: MPPRCCLILADCRLAKTNGQLSAIGNRSSRRTQRSWRMTAKMKLRSQLHLLTGFMAGFVLAFVLLLYVYDVSRVTPCWSSTSTMSTATTARIEDDPPPRVLCMVLTCPENVHSLARSVYETWGQRCSRLIFASSEDYEPLGVVGVVEPAGGGYEDLWNKTREGFRHVWENYAGDYDWFLKADDDTYVVMENLQHLLRGFDPDTPVFFGYKMSRYNVSYMSGGASYILSREALHRFATQAYESEVICPQPKKMGIEDFYMGICMQNVGVHFVDSTQALDGDTKPKFMPLDLENYMSDANYTIPEWLRLMSLTRVETGLACCSNYSVAFHYASRERMLLYEFLIYHLKVLDPNQISERGHRSRLTISDLKSRFPLEDNSNIKDLLQMSEKPDNF; this comes from the exons ATGCCACCAAGATGCTGCCTGATTTTGGCTGATTGCCGTCTGGCTAAAACAAACGGCCAGCTGTCGGCAATCGGGAACCGATCGTCGCGGAGAACACAACGCTCGTGGAGAATGACGGCCAAGATGAAGTTGCGGTCCCAGCTGCATCTGCTCACTGGTTTCATGGCGGGATTCGTGCTGGCCTTCGTGCTGCTTCTCTACGTCTACGATGTCAGCAGGGTGACGCCTTGCTGGAGCAGCACCTCCACCATGTCCACGGCCACAACGGCTAGGATTGAGGATGATCCACCACCGCGCGTTCTGTGCATGGTGCTCACCTGTCCGGAGAACGTGCACAGCCTGGCCAGGAGTGTCTACGAGACCTGGGGCCAGCGCTGCAGCCGCCTGATCTTCGCTAGCAGCGAGGACTACGAGCCACTGGGCGTGGTCGGGGTGGTGGAGCCAGCTGGCGGTGGCTACGAGGATCTGTGGAACAAAACGCGCGAGGGATTCCGCCACGTTTGGGAGAACTACGCTGGCGACTACGATTGGTTCCTTAAGGCGGACGATGATAC CTACGTGGTCATGGAGAATCTGCAGCACCTGCTCCGTGGCTTCGATCCGGATACGCCCGTCTTCTTTGGCTACAAGATGTCGCGATACAATGTG AGTTATATGTCCGGCGGAGCTTCGTACATTCTGAGTCGTGAGGCACTCCATAGATTTGCAACACAAGCCTATGAATCTGAGGTGATTTGCCCGCAGCCGAAAAAGATGGGCATCGAGGACTTTTACATGGGCATTTGTATGCAGAATGTGGGCGTCCACTTCGTCGACTCCACACAGGCTTTGGATGGAGACACGAAGCCAAAGTTTATGCCCCTGGATCTGGAGAACTACATGTCGGATGCGAATTACACCATTCCGGAGTGGCTGCGCCTCATGAGTCTAACTCGAGTTGAAACG ggCTTGGCATGCTGCTCCAACTACTCGGTGGCCTTTCATTATGCCAGTCGAGAACGCATGTTACTCTACGAGTTTCTAATCTATCATCTGAAAGTTTTAGATCCTAACCAGATTTCAGAACGCGGACACAGAAGTCGATTAACTATATCTGATTTAAAGAGCAGATTTCCACTGGAAGATAACTCCAATATAAAAGACTTGCTGCAAATGTCTGAGAAACCTGATAATTTCTAG
- the LOC6730777 gene encoding chondroitin sulfate synthase 1 isoform X2, translated as MPPRCCLILADCRLAKTNGQLSAIGNRSSRRTQRSWRMTAKMKLRSQLHLLTGFMAGFVLAFVLLLYVYDVSRVTPCWSSTSTMSTATTARIEDDPPPRVLCMVLTCPENVHSLARSVYETWGQRCSRLIFASSEDYEPLGVVGVVEPAGGGYEDLWNKTREGFRHVWENYAGDYDWFLKADDDTYVVMENLQHLLRGFDPDTPVFFGYKMSRYNVFRFFEAVKIISSDRSQNAPGEKSFLRSINFN; from the exons ATGCCACCAAGATGCTGCCTGATTTTGGCTGATTGCCGTCTGGCTAAAACAAACGGCCAGCTGTCGGCAATCGGGAACCGATCGTCGCGGAGAACACAACGCTCGTGGAGAATGACGGCCAAGATGAAGTTGCGGTCCCAGCTGCATCTGCTCACTGGTTTCATGGCGGGATTCGTGCTGGCCTTCGTGCTGCTTCTCTACGTCTACGATGTCAGCAGGGTGACGCCTTGCTGGAGCAGCACCTCCACCATGTCCACGGCCACAACGGCTAGGATTGAGGATGATCCACCACCGCGCGTTCTGTGCATGGTGCTCACCTGTCCGGAGAACGTGCACAGCCTGGCCAGGAGTGTCTACGAGACCTGGGGCCAGCGCTGCAGCCGCCTGATCTTCGCTAGCAGCGAGGACTACGAGCCACTGGGCGTGGTCGGGGTGGTGGAGCCAGCTGGCGGTGGCTACGAGGATCTGTGGAACAAAACGCGCGAGGGATTCCGCCACGTTTGGGAGAACTACGCTGGCGACTACGATTGGTTCCTTAAGGCGGACGATGATAC CTACGTGGTCATGGAGAATCTGCAGCACCTGCTCCGTGGCTTCGATCCGGATACGCCCGTCTTCTTTGGCTACAAGATGTCGCGATACAATGTG tTTCGCTTTTTCGAAGCtgttaaaattatttcttcCGATCGAAGCCAAAATGCTCCCGGCGAAAAGAGTTTCTTACggtcaataaattttaattag